CCGGCTGCCGCACCTTCGAGGAGCTGCCGAAGAACGCCCAGGCCTACGTCGAGGCGGTGCAGGAGATGAGCGGCACCCGGATCTGGGCCGTCGGCGTCGGCCCCGGCCGCGAGCAGACGGTGGTCGTCAACCCCTGACGGTCTGGGCCCTTGCCGGGCCGGCCACGTACCGACAGTATGTGGCCCATGTCACGCCATGATGCCGCCCTGTCCCGCCGTACCGTCGCGATCACCGGAGGGGCCCGGGGGATCGGGGCGGCCACCGCGCGCATCCTGCGCGACGCCGGCGCGGACGTGATCATCGGCGACCGGGACGTCGCCCACCTCGCCGAGGCGGCCGCCGAGCTGGGGGTGCGGCACCACCCGCTCGACGTCACCTCGCCCGAGCAGTGGGCCGACTTCGTCGCCGCCGCCGGCCCGATCGACGTGCTGGTCAACAACGCCGGGATCATGCCGGTGGGGGAGTTCCTGGCCGAGGACCCGGCGGTCAGCCGGCAGATCTTCGAGGTCAACACGTTCGGCGTCATCCACGGCACCCGCGCCGTGGCCCCGCAGATGGTCGAGCGGGGTCGCGGGCAGATCGTCAACATCGCCTCCGCGGTGGGCCGGGTCGCGCTGCCCAACGGAGCGTCGTACTCGGCCTCCAAGCACGCCGTGGTCGGCTTCACCGAGGCGATGCGCGCCGAGCTCGCCCCCGCCGGGGTCGAGGTGGGCATGGTGCTGCCGGTGATCGTCAACACCGCGCTCGGCGCCGGAGTGGCCCGCACCCGGGGCGTGCCCACGATGAGCGCCGAGCAGGTGGCCGAGGTCATCGTCGACGTGATCCGCCGCCCGGTGCCCGAGGCGTGGGCGCCGCGGTGGGGCCAGCCGGTCACCAAGGTCTCCCAGGCGCTGCCGCGCGGGTTCCAGAACCTGGCCCGCCGGCTGATGGGCGCCGACAACGTGCTCACCCACGCCGACCCCGGCGTCCGGGCGGCGTACGAGGCGGAGGCCCGTCGGGCCTGACCAGCGGGCGGCGTGCCGCACGGGTCGTCTCCGCGACTAGGGTTGCTGCACGTGAAGACCCTCGTGATCGGCACCGGCGGCCGCGAGCACGCGCTGGCGCTCGCCCTCTCCCGTGACCCCCTGGTCACCGAGGTGCACGCCGCGCCCGGCAACCCGGGCATCGCCGGGGTGGCCACCCTGCACCCCGTCGCCCCGATGGACGGCGAGGCGGTCGCCGACCTGGCCGAGCGGCTGGGCATCGACCTGGTCGTCGTCGGGCCGGAGGCGCCGCTGGTCGCCGGGGTCGCCGACGCCGTCACCGAACGCGGGATCGCCTGCTTCGGGCCGAGCCGCGAGGCCGCCCGGCTCGAGGGCTCCAAGGCCTTCTCCAAGGAGGTGATGGCCGCCGCCGAGGTGCCCACCGCGCGCTCGCGGGTCTGCGAGTCCCCCGAGGAGGCCGCCGCCGCGCTGGACGAGCTCGGAGCGCCGTACGTCGTCAAGGACGACGCGCTCGCGGCCGGCAAGGGCGTCGTGGTCACCAACGACCGGGTCGAGGCCCTGGCGCACGCGGCCGCCTGCGGCCGGGTGGTGGTCGAGGAGTTCCTCGACGGCCCGGAGGTCTCGCTCTTCGCGGTCTGCGACGGCGGGATCGCGCAGCCGCTGCAGCCGGCCCAGGACTTCAAGCGGATCTTCGACGGCGGGCTGGGTCCCAACACCGGCGGCATGGGCGCCTACTCCCCGCTGCCCTGGGCGCCCGCCGACCTGGTGCCGACGGTGATGGCCGAGGTGGTGCAGCCGACCCTGGACGAGATGGCCCGTCGCGGCACGCCGTTCCGCGGATGCCTCTACGTCGGCCTCGCGCTGACCAGCGCCGGGCCTCGGGTGATCGAGTTCAACTGCCGGTTCGGCGACCCCGACGTACAGCCCGTGCTGGCGCTGCTGGACTCCGGCCTCGGCGAGCTGCTGCTCGCCGCCGCGCGGGGCGAGCTCGACCGGGTGCCGGCCCCGCGGTTCCGCGAGGGCGCCTCGGTGAGCGTGGTGATGGCCTCCGCGGGCTACCCCGAGTCGTCGTCGAGCGGCGACGTGATCGTCGGCACCGAGACCCTGGACGCCGACCCCGACGTGGACGTCGTCCACGCCGGCACCGCGCGCAGCGAGTCCGGTGAGCTGGTCACCGCCGGCGGCCGGGTGCTGGCCGTGCGGGCCGTGGGCGCCGACGTGGCCGACGCCCGGGCCAAGGCCTTCGAGGGGATCTCCGCGATCTCCTTCCCCGGCGCGCAGTGGCGCCGCGACATCGCCGCAGAACCCCTGGGGGTCGTCGAGGGCGCCGCCGCCCTCGCCCCCACCGACGAGGAGAACCGATGACCGTCCCGAACGTCCTGGCCACCCGCTACGCCGGCGCCGACCTGGTGGCGATCTGGTCGCCCGAGCACAAGATCGTGCTCGAGCGGCAGCTGTGGGTCGCCGTCCTCAAGGCCCAGCGCGACCTGGGGATCGCCGTCCCCGACGGCGTGGTCGAGGCCTACGAGGCGGTCGCGGCCCGGGGCGAGGAGGCCGTCGACCTGGCCTCGATCGCCGAGCGCGAGCGGGGCACCCGGCACGACGTGAAGGCCCGGATCGAGGAGTTCTGCGCGCTCGCCGGCCACGAGCACATCCACAAGGGGATGACCTCGCGCGACCTGACCGAGAACGTCGAGCAGCTGCAGGTCAAGCAGTCCCTGGCGCTGCTGCGCGACCGGGCGGTCGCCACCCTCGCGCGCCTCGCGCGGCTGGCCGCCGAGCACGAGACCACCGTGATGGCCGGCCGCTCCCACAACGTCGCCGCGCAGGCGACCACGCTGGGCAAGCGGTTCGCCACCGTCGCCGACGAGATGCTGATCGGCGTGCAGCGGGTCACCGAGCTGCTCGCCCGCTACCCGCTGCGCGGGATCAAGGGCCCGATGGGCACCGCCCAGGACATGCTGGACCTGCTCGACGGCGACGCCGGCAAGCTCCAGCAGCTCGAGGAGCGGGTCGCCGCGCACCTCGGCTTCGACCAGGTGCTGACCAGCGTCGGCCAGGTCTACCCGCGCTCGCTGGACTTCGACGTCCTCTCCGCGGTGGTCCAGCTGGTCGCCGGCCCCTCCAACCTGGCGACCACGATCCGGCTGATGGCCGGCATCGAGCTGGTCACCGAGGGGTTCAAGGAGGGCCAGGTCGGCTCCTCGGCGATGCCGCACAAGATGAACACCCGCTCGTGCGAGCGGGTCAACGGGCTCGCGGTGATCACCCGCGGCTACCTGTCGATGGTCGGCGAGCTGGCCGGCGACCAGTGGAACGAGGGCGACGTCTCCTGCTCCGTGGTCCGCCGGGTCGCGCTGCCCGACGCCTTCTTCGCCGCCGACGGCCTCTTCCAGACCTTCCTCACCGTGCTCGACGAGTTCGGCGCCTTCCCCGCGGTGATCCAGCGCGAGC
The window above is part of the Nocardioides campestrisoli genome. Proteins encoded here:
- a CDS encoding SDR family oxidoreductase produces the protein MSRHDAALSRRTVAITGGARGIGAATARILRDAGADVIIGDRDVAHLAEAAAELGVRHHPLDVTSPEQWADFVAAAGPIDVLVNNAGIMPVGEFLAEDPAVSRQIFEVNTFGVIHGTRAVAPQMVERGRGQIVNIASAVGRVALPNGASYSASKHAVVGFTEAMRAELAPAGVEVGMVLPVIVNTALGAGVARTRGVPTMSAEQVAEVIVDVIRRPVPEAWAPRWGQPVTKVSQALPRGFQNLARRLMGADNVLTHADPGVRAAYEAEARRA
- the purD gene encoding phosphoribosylamine--glycine ligase; translation: MLHVKTLVIGTGGREHALALALSRDPLVTEVHAAPGNPGIAGVATLHPVAPMDGEAVADLAERLGIDLVVVGPEAPLVAGVADAVTERGIACFGPSREAARLEGSKAFSKEVMAAAEVPTARSRVCESPEEAAAALDELGAPYVVKDDALAAGKGVVVTNDRVEALAHAAACGRVVVEEFLDGPEVSLFAVCDGGIAQPLQPAQDFKRIFDGGLGPNTGGMGAYSPLPWAPADLVPTVMAEVVQPTLDEMARRGTPFRGCLYVGLALTSAGPRVIEFNCRFGDPDVQPVLALLDSGLGELLLAAARGELDRVPAPRFREGASVSVVMASAGYPESSSSGDVIVGTETLDADPDVDVVHAGTARSESGELVTAGGRVLAVRAVGADVADARAKAFEGISAISFPGAQWRRDIAAEPLGVVEGAAALAPTDEENR
- the purB gene encoding adenylosuccinate lyase, whose product is MTVPNVLATRYAGADLVAIWSPEHKIVLERQLWVAVLKAQRDLGIAVPDGVVEAYEAVAARGEEAVDLASIAERERGTRHDVKARIEEFCALAGHEHIHKGMTSRDLTENVEQLQVKQSLALLRDRAVATLARLARLAAEHETTVMAGRSHNVAAQATTLGKRFATVADEMLIGVQRVTELLARYPLRGIKGPMGTAQDMLDLLDGDAGKLQQLEERVAAHLGFDQVLTSVGQVYPRSLDFDVLSAVVQLVAGPSNLATTIRLMAGIELVTEGFKEGQVGSSAMPHKMNTRSCERVNGLAVITRGYLSMVGELAGDQWNEGDVSCSVVRRVALPDAFFAADGLFQTFLTVLDEFGAFPAVIQRELDRYLPFLATTKVLMAAVRAGVGREVAHEAIKEAAVGVALDMRQGQVENDVFDRLAADSRLGLSREQIDGLVAEPIEFTGAAVAQTQEVCRRVAALAQQHPAAAAYSPGAIL